In Nonomuraea sp. NBC_00507, the following are encoded in one genomic region:
- a CDS encoding penicillin-binding transpeptidase domain-containing protein, with product MVPAVAAGGVIWALRTQGTPEETADRYLTAWTAQDYAAMRALVADPPADFEARHRRFHADLKVTEATFRRHAPTGVFAATAEDMGGVVTFQARLSGRQLDWDYDGELRFVERDRTWKVAWSPAALHPLLKAGHSLRVVAEQGDPLRVLAADGTPLNTPDAPGSVQQLVEGLKQTYPDRFKAPARYRIDLYQGDQPIKTVVEAGGNRPLKTTLDLAVHRAGAASLEGVRKPASLVALRASTGEILAVVNKPGGFNRALLGKYPPGSTFKVVTASALVAGGVSPREQVACPAEKNIGGFPFHNAGFKDYGTLTFQEAFAHSCNTTFGELSVASLGGARLAEVARSFGFGTAITPGVPAVRAEFPDPKDDTDLASASIGQGRVLASPLNMASVAAAVASGAWVPPRLVSEEPTGQDSGPRPLEPAVVSALRKLMPAVVTDGTAHAVRFPAGTAGKTGTAEYGSGKEPPAHSWFIGYKGDLAFAVIVEGAGAGSAVAAPIASRFLTALP from the coding sequence TTGGTTCCCGCCGTCGCGGCGGGCGGCGTGATCTGGGCACTGCGTACGCAGGGCACGCCGGAGGAGACGGCCGACCGGTATCTCACCGCCTGGACCGCGCAGGACTATGCGGCGATGCGGGCGCTCGTCGCCGACCCGCCCGCCGACTTCGAGGCCCGGCACCGACGGTTCCATGCCGACCTCAAGGTCACGGAGGCGACCTTCCGCAGACACGCGCCGACGGGGGTTTTCGCGGCCACGGCCGAGGACATGGGTGGCGTCGTGACGTTCCAGGCCAGGCTGAGCGGGCGGCAACTCGACTGGGACTACGACGGAGAGCTCAGGTTCGTCGAGCGGGACCGCACGTGGAAGGTCGCCTGGAGCCCGGCCGCCCTGCACCCCCTGCTCAAGGCGGGCCACTCGTTGCGGGTGGTCGCGGAGCAGGGCGACCCGCTGCGGGTCCTGGCCGCCGACGGCACCCCCCTCAACACCCCGGACGCGCCCGGCTCGGTGCAGCAACTCGTCGAGGGCCTCAAGCAGACCTACCCCGACCGCTTCAAGGCCCCCGCCCGCTACAGAATCGACCTCTACCAGGGGGACCAGCCCATCAAGACGGTCGTCGAAGCAGGCGGGAACCGGCCGCTCAAGACCACGCTCGACCTGGCCGTCCACCGCGCCGGGGCGGCATCTCTGGAGGGCGTGCGCAAGCCGGCCTCGCTGGTGGCGCTGCGGGCCTCGACCGGGGAGATCCTGGCCGTGGTCAACAAGCCGGGCGGGTTCAACCGGGCGTTGCTCGGCAAGTATCCGCCGGGGTCGACGTTCAAGGTCGTCACGGCCTCCGCGCTGGTCGCGGGCGGGGTCTCGCCGAGGGAGCAGGTCGCGTGCCCGGCCGAGAAGAACATCGGCGGCTTCCCGTTCCACAACGCCGGCTTCAAGGACTACGGGACGTTGACGTTCCAGGAGGCGTTCGCGCACTCGTGCAACACGACGTTCGGTGAGCTGAGCGTGGCCTCGCTGGGCGGTGCGCGGCTGGCCGAGGTCGCCAGGAGCTTCGGCTTCGGGACGGCGATCACGCCCGGCGTGCCCGCCGTACGGGCCGAGTTCCCCGACCCCAAGGACGACACGGACCTGGCCTCCGCGTCGATCGGTCAGGGCCGGGTGCTGGCGAGCCCGCTCAACATGGCCTCCGTGGCCGCCGCCGTCGCCTCCGGCGCCTGGGTCCCGCCCCGGCTCGTCAGTGAGGAGCCGACCGGGCAGGACTCTGGGCCCCGGCCCCTGGAGCCCGCCGTGGTGTCCGCACTGCGCAAGCTCATGCCCGCCGTCGTCACGGATGGCACCGCCCACGCCGTACGCTTCCCGGCGGGCACGGCCGGCAAGACCGGCACGGCCGAGTACGGCTCCGGCAAGGAACCACCCGCGCATTCGTGGTTCATCGGCTACAAAGGCGACCTGGCGTTCGCCGTGATCGTCGAAGGCGCCGGCGCCGGCTCCGCCGTGGCCGCCCCCATCGCCTCCCGCTTCCTCACCGCCCTACCCTGA
- a CDS encoding LysR family transcriptional regulator, translated as MDLVRHLRYFIAVAEELHFGNAAIRLGMAQPPLSQRIKRLEEELGTRLFDRSARQVRLTEAGRLVLGEAREIVARVDRLHELARHGEDTVLKVGVPPDLAAAVIAALVADFRETHPEVRLAPTEIWTADQVTALAEGMIDVGLVRHPVTAPGLRFGDPLVQVQGVLLAAGDPLAGVGEVHLADLAGRELLMPPKDGEPGMYAETLAECRRHGYVPPQVHQGAGLGLVLAGAAVAFAPKAEVPGLAWRPLLGSPIAYRVSTAWRVATGPIDDFSAVAVRTLKESAGMTDEGAVPARRVSRRPGMLA; from the coding sequence ATGGACCTGGTCCGCCATCTTCGCTACTTCATCGCGGTGGCGGAAGAGCTTCACTTCGGCAACGCCGCGATCCGGCTCGGCATGGCCCAGCCGCCGCTCAGCCAGCGCATCAAGCGCTTGGAAGAGGAGCTCGGCACCCGCCTGTTCGACCGCTCCGCCCGCCAGGTCCGGCTCACCGAGGCGGGCAGGCTGGTGCTCGGCGAGGCCCGCGAGATCGTGGCCAGGGTGGACCGCCTGCACGAGCTGGCCAGGCACGGCGAGGACACGGTGCTGAAGGTCGGCGTCCCGCCCGACCTGGCCGCCGCCGTGATCGCCGCCCTGGTCGCGGACTTCCGCGAGACCCATCCCGAGGTACGCCTCGCGCCCACCGAGATCTGGACCGCCGACCAGGTGACCGCGCTGGCCGAGGGCATGATCGACGTCGGGCTCGTCCGGCATCCGGTGACCGCGCCGGGACTGCGCTTCGGCGATCCGCTCGTCCAGGTGCAGGGCGTGCTGCTGGCCGCCGGTGACCCGCTGGCCGGCGTGGGCGAGGTGCACCTGGCCGACCTGGCCGGGCGGGAGCTGCTGATGCCGCCCAAGGACGGCGAGCCCGGCATGTACGCCGAGACGCTGGCGGAGTGCCGCCGCCACGGCTATGTCCCCCCGCAGGTGCACCAGGGCGCCGGGCTCGGGCTGGTGCTGGCGGGTGCGGCGGTGGCGTTCGCGCCGAAGGCCGAGGTTCCGGGGCTGGCGTGGCGGCCGCTGCTAGGCTCGCCGATCGCCTACCGGGTCTCCACGGCCTGGCGGGTGGCCACGGGCCCGATCGACGATTTCTCGGCCGTGGCCGTACGGACGTTGAAGGAGAGCGCCGGGATGACGGACGAAGGCGCCGTGCCCGCGCGGCGGGTCAGCCGCAGGCCGGGGATGCTGGCATGA
- a CDS encoding serine hydrolase — protein sequence MSEPDFETLFRMAGVAGWLYAADIDSGREIDHGADEPLPTASMFKVPLLVEFCRQADAGLLDPTSRVTVTAGDRVAGPTGISAMLDDVTISLRDLAYLMIAVSDNSSADVLLGRVGMDAVNAMLARHGLTATRVTQSAKELNESMRKDTGHGWPYLDPDEVARLSALDPARANRSTPREMARLFGLIWRDEAASVASCAWMRTVLNMQVWPHRLASGFPYDDVAVSGKTGTLPTLRTESGVVEYPDGRRYAVAVFTRSFSTALNQPRADAVIGTAARMAVDHLRR from the coding sequence ATGAGCGAGCCTGACTTCGAGACGCTGTTCCGGATGGCGGGCGTCGCCGGCTGGCTGTACGCGGCCGACATCGACTCCGGGCGGGAAATCGACCACGGGGCCGACGAGCCGTTGCCCACGGCGTCGATGTTCAAGGTGCCGCTGCTGGTCGAGTTCTGCCGGCAGGCCGACGCCGGGCTGCTCGACCCGACGAGCCGGGTGACGGTGACGGCCGGCGACCGGGTGGCAGGGCCGACGGGCATCTCGGCGATGCTCGACGACGTGACGATCTCGCTACGCGACCTGGCGTACCTGATGATCGCGGTGAGCGACAACAGCTCGGCCGACGTGCTGCTCGGGCGGGTCGGGATGGACGCGGTCAACGCCATGCTGGCGCGCCACGGGCTGACGGCGACCCGCGTGACGCAGAGCGCCAAGGAGCTCAACGAGAGCATGCGAAAGGACACCGGGCACGGGTGGCCGTACCTGGATCCGGACGAGGTGGCCCGGCTCAGCGCGCTGGACCCGGCGCGGGCGAACCGCAGCACGCCGCGGGAGATGGCCCGGCTGTTCGGGCTGATCTGGCGGGACGAGGCGGCCTCGGTTGCCTCCTGCGCCTGGATGCGTACCGTTCTGAACATGCAAGTGTGGCCGCACCGGCTGGCCTCCGGCTTCCCGTACGACGACGTCGCGGTCAGCGGCAAGACGGGCACGCTGCCGACGCTGCGCACCGAATCCGGCGTCGTCGAATATCCCGACGGCAGGCGCTACGCGGTGGCGGTCTTCACCCGTTCCTTCAGCACCGCGCTCAACCAGCCGCGTGCCGACGCCGTCATCGGCACGGCCGCGCGTATGGCGGTGGACCACCTACGGAGATAG
- a CDS encoding acetoacetate--CoA ligase — translation MVAEGELLWEPSEEVVERARLTRYLEWLGRREESYEDVWRWSVDQPAAFWTSIWDYFDVIGERGGGPVLSGTMPEARWFAGSSLNYAENALRGTEGTALVFVSEDGARQELSRAELREEVARVRAGLLRLGVQRGDRVAGYLPNIPQALIAFLATASLGAIWSAGSPDFGVPSIVDRFKQIAPKVLIAVDGYHYNGKSYDRSAAVNEIAAELPSLRATVWIPYLAAADEGRAPQQAEPTPAHTQEMPHGEVIGWEGLRAELGPLEFERVPFDHPLWILYSSGTTGLPKPIVHGHGGVVLEHLKSLAFHQDLGEGDVFFWYTTTGWMMWNYLIGALLVGATPVLYDGSATHPSPAALWRIADSEDVTYFGVGAPYIMASLKSGVRPSGLERLRGVGSTGSPLPPEGFAWVAAELPGIPIGSFSGGTDVCTGFVGATMLHPIRAGIIPCRSLGAKVESYDPSGKPVVGEVGELVLTQPMPSMPVMFWNDPGGERYTESYFDVYPGVWRHGDWIKINEDGSCVIYGRSDSTLNRGGVRMGTSEFYRVVERFEAIADSLVIDTGQLGQEGRLLLYVTLAEGAELTESLERELCTALREELSPRHVPNEIRVVPGIPRTLSGKKLEVPVRKILLGTPVEEAANPDAMANPEVLQHFRPRQ, via the coding sequence ATGGTTGCTGAGGGCGAGCTTCTCTGGGAGCCGAGCGAAGAGGTGGTCGAAAGGGCCCGGCTGACCCGCTACCTGGAGTGGCTGGGACGGCGGGAGGAGTCCTACGAGGACGTGTGGCGGTGGTCGGTCGACCAGCCGGCTGCGTTCTGGACGTCGATCTGGGACTACTTCGACGTCATCGGGGAGCGCGGCGGCGGCCCGGTGTTGTCCGGCACCATGCCTGAGGCCCGGTGGTTCGCCGGGAGCTCGCTCAACTACGCCGAGAACGCCTTGCGCGGGACCGAGGGCACCGCGCTGGTCTTCGTCTCCGAGGACGGCGCCCGCCAGGAGCTGAGCCGCGCCGAGCTGCGTGAGGAGGTCGCCCGCGTGCGGGCCGGGCTGCTCAGGCTCGGCGTGCAACGGGGCGACCGGGTCGCCGGCTACCTGCCGAACATCCCGCAGGCTCTGATCGCCTTCCTGGCCACCGCCTCGCTGGGCGCCATCTGGTCGGCCGGCTCGCCCGACTTCGGGGTGCCGAGCATCGTCGACCGGTTCAAGCAGATCGCGCCGAAGGTGCTGATCGCGGTCGACGGCTACCACTACAACGGCAAGAGCTACGACCGCTCGGCCGCGGTCAACGAGATCGCCGCCGAGTTGCCCTCGCTGCGTGCCACCGTGTGGATCCCTTACCTGGCGGCAGCCGACGAGGGCCGCGCGCCGCAGCAGGCCGAGCCCACTCCGGCACACACCCAGGAGATGCCGCACGGCGAGGTGATCGGCTGGGAGGGACTGCGGGCCGAGCTTGGGCCGCTGGAGTTCGAGCGGGTGCCGTTCGATCATCCCCTGTGGATCCTCTACTCCAGCGGCACGACCGGGTTGCCGAAGCCGATCGTGCACGGCCACGGCGGGGTGGTCCTGGAACATCTCAAGTCGCTCGCCTTCCACCAGGACCTGGGCGAGGGCGATGTGTTCTTCTGGTACACCACCACGGGCTGGATGATGTGGAACTACCTCATCGGCGCCCTGCTGGTGGGGGCCACGCCGGTCCTGTACGACGGCTCGGCCACCCATCCGTCGCCGGCCGCGCTGTGGCGGATCGCCGATTCTGAGGACGTGACGTACTTCGGAGTCGGGGCGCCGTACATCATGGCCTCGCTGAAGAGCGGCGTGCGGCCGTCCGGGCTGGAGCGGCTGCGCGGGGTGGGGTCGACCGGGTCCCCGCTGCCGCCGGAGGGGTTCGCGTGGGTGGCGGCCGAGCTGCCCGGGATCCCGATCGGATCGTTCTCCGGCGGCACGGACGTGTGTACGGGCTTCGTCGGGGCGACCATGCTCCACCCGATCAGGGCGGGGATCATCCCGTGCCGGTCGCTGGGCGCGAAGGTGGAGTCGTACGACCCCTCGGGCAAGCCGGTCGTCGGCGAGGTCGGCGAGCTGGTGCTGACGCAGCCGATGCCGTCGATGCCGGTGATGTTCTGGAACGACCCCGGCGGCGAGCGCTACACCGAGAGTTACTTCGACGTCTATCCGGGCGTGTGGCGGCACGGCGATTGGATCAAGATCAACGAGGACGGCAGCTGCGTGATCTACGGGCGCTCCGACTCGACGCTCAACCGGGGCGGCGTCCGGATGGGCACCAGCGAGTTCTACCGCGTCGTCGAGCGGTTCGAGGCGATCGCCGACAGCCTGGTGATCGACACCGGCCAGCTCGGGCAGGAAGGGCGGCTGCTCCTGTACGTGACGCTCGCCGAGGGCGCCGAGCTCACCGAGTCGCTGGAACGCGAGCTCTGCACGGCCCTGCGCGAGGAGCTGTCACCCCGGCACGTGCCGAACGAGATCCGCGTGGTGCCCGGCATCCCCCGCACCCTGTCGGGGAAGAAGCTGGAGGTGCCGGTACGCAAGATCCTGCTCGGCACGCCGGTGGAGGAGGCCGCCAATCCCGACGCCATGGCCAACCCCGAAGTGCTGCAACACTTCAGGCCGCGGCAATGA
- a CDS encoding alkaline phosphatase D family protein has product MNRYSRRGFLTATLVAGSAAAIPGWAGTGTAAAASTPFTLGVASGDPAPDGVVLWTRLAPEPLAVDGRGGMPEQAVQVQWQVAADDRFRRVVREGISLARPERGHTVHVELHGLRPGREYFYRFRAGGEISPVGRTKTAPAPGADLSALAFAFVSCQCWYEGFYTAYRHLAQEDLDVVLHLGDYIYEYGVGATGGVRGVSLPEQYLKETFTLTEYRNRHALYRTDPDLQAAHAAFPWMVTVDDHDVENNWAKDISQVDTEPDQDPQVFLQRRAAAFQAYYEHLPLRRASMPGGPDMRLYRRASFGRLATFNVLDTRQYRDDQACGDGLDVGCADRLDPNRTMLGARQEEWLLGGLARSRTTWNVLAQQLLMAPLDHDASPDVQAFGMDLWDGYASARARLLSGMVEHNVRNPVVLSGDIHRSLAAELRPDFDDPNSPVMGVEFAGTSIASGKDGADQDGLGQTFLAANPHLKFHNVQRGYVRATATPETLTVDYRIVPYVTRPGAPISTRATFAVEAGNPGLHQTADNPPIGVRTIPDVAGELDHLAEQPQR; this is encoded by the coding sequence ATGAACAGGTACAGCCGTCGAGGATTCCTCACAGCGACGCTGGTCGCGGGCTCGGCCGCCGCGATACCGGGCTGGGCGGGGACGGGAACGGCGGCTGCCGCGAGCACCCCGTTCACCCTCGGGGTGGCGTCGGGCGATCCGGCGCCCGACGGGGTCGTGTTATGGACCAGGCTGGCTCCTGAGCCGCTCGCCGTGGACGGCCGCGGCGGTATGCCAGAGCAGGCCGTACAGGTGCAGTGGCAGGTCGCCGCCGATGACCGGTTCCGGCGTGTCGTTCGCGAGGGGATCAGCCTGGCCAGACCGGAGCGTGGGCACACCGTGCACGTTGAGCTGCACGGCCTGCGTCCCGGCAGGGAATACTTCTATCGGTTCCGCGCGGGCGGCGAGATCAGCCCGGTCGGCCGGACCAAGACCGCGCCTGCGCCGGGGGCTGACCTGAGCGCCCTGGCCTTCGCCTTCGTCTCCTGTCAGTGCTGGTACGAGGGCTTCTACACCGCCTACCGGCACCTGGCCCAGGAGGACCTGGACGTGGTCCTCCACCTCGGCGACTACATCTACGAGTACGGCGTGGGCGCCACCGGCGGGGTGCGCGGGGTCAGCCTGCCCGAGCAGTACCTGAAGGAGACCTTCACCCTGACGGAGTACCGCAACCGGCACGCCCTCTACCGGACCGACCCTGACCTGCAGGCCGCGCACGCGGCGTTCCCCTGGATGGTGACGGTCGACGACCACGACGTGGAGAACAACTGGGCCAAGGACATCTCCCAGGTCGACACCGAGCCCGACCAGGACCCGCAGGTCTTCCTGCAACGGCGGGCCGCCGCCTTCCAGGCGTACTACGAGCACCTGCCGCTGCGCCGCGCCTCCATGCCCGGAGGGCCTGACATGCGGCTCTATCGGCGCGCGTCCTTCGGCAGGCTGGCGACCTTCAACGTGCTCGACACCCGCCAGTATCGCGACGACCAGGCATGCGGCGACGGATTGGACGTCGGATGCGCGGACCGGCTGGACCCGAACCGGACGATGCTGGGCGCCAGGCAGGAGGAGTGGCTGCTCGGCGGCCTCGCGCGCTCGCGTACGACGTGGAACGTGCTGGCGCAGCAACTGCTCATGGCGCCGCTCGATCACGACGCCAGTCCTGACGTGCAGGCCTTCGGCATGGATCTGTGGGACGGCTACGCATCCGCCCGCGCCCGGCTGCTGTCGGGGATGGTGGAGCACAACGTGCGCAATCCGGTGGTGCTGTCCGGTGACATCCACCGCAGCCTGGCGGCTGAGCTCAGGCCCGACTTCGACGACCCGAACTCTCCGGTCATGGGCGTGGAGTTCGCCGGGACCTCGATCGCCTCCGGTAAGGACGGCGCCGACCAGGACGGGCTCGGGCAGACGTTCCTCGCCGCCAATCCGCACCTGAAGTTCCACAACGTTCAGCGTGGCTACGTGCGCGCCACGGCGACTCCGGAGACGTTGACCGTCGACTACCGGATCGTGCCCTACGTCACGCGGCCGGGAGCGCCCATCTCGACTCGTGCGACGTTCGCGGTGGAGGCGGGCAACCCCGGCCTGCACCAGACGGCGGACAACCCGCCGATCGGCGTTCGGACCATTCCGGACGTGGCCGGCGAGCTGGACCATCTCGCCGAGCAACCGCAACGCTGA
- a CDS encoding SDR family NAD(P)-dependent oxidoreductase, with translation MPVLAGRSALITGGAGDIGAAMAAELTRRGARVTLLDVKSPAEARPWIATASAHGKVGYVQADVRDRTSLDAAVDEVGHLDIAIANAGVVKSAPFLEISVEDWEQQLAINLTGCFHTAQASARRMVAQGSGGRIVLTGSWVGTVPWPEIAAYSASKAGVAMLARSMAKELAPHGILVNALAPGIVAAGLAKWQFDNEPAYAARAAQAIPLGVPQSAEQVARVAAFLCSPDADYITGTTLLADGGCSLFNQD, from the coding sequence ATGCCCGTACTTGCGGGACGCTCCGCGTTGATCACCGGTGGCGCAGGAGACATCGGTGCCGCGATGGCCGCCGAGCTGACTCGCAGGGGAGCTCGCGTGACGCTCCTCGACGTGAAGTCGCCGGCCGAGGCCCGCCCGTGGATCGCCACCGCATCCGCGCACGGCAAGGTGGGCTATGTGCAGGCCGACGTGCGCGATCGGACGTCCCTGGACGCCGCCGTCGACGAGGTCGGACATCTCGATATCGCCATCGCCAACGCCGGCGTCGTCAAATCCGCCCCGTTCCTGGAGATCTCTGTCGAGGATTGGGAACAACAGCTGGCGATCAATCTCACCGGCTGCTTCCACACGGCCCAGGCGTCCGCACGGCGCATGGTGGCCCAAGGATCTGGCGGGCGCATCGTGCTGACGGGATCCTGGGTCGGCACGGTGCCGTGGCCGGAGATCGCGGCCTACAGCGCGTCGAAGGCCGGCGTGGCGATGCTCGCCCGGTCGATGGCCAAGGAGCTGGCACCGCACGGCATCCTCGTCAACGCCCTCGCGCCGGGAATTGTGGCCGCGGGGCTGGCCAAGTGGCAGTTCGACAACGAGCCCGCCTACGCCGCGCGGGCCGCCCAGGCGATTCCGCTGGGAGTTCCGCAATCCGCCGAGCAGGTGGCCAGGGTGGCCGCGTTCCTGTGCTCACCCGACGCCGACTACATCACCGGCACGACCCTGCTGGCCGACGGCGGCTGCTCGCTGTTCAACCAGGACTGA
- a CDS encoding FadR/GntR family transcriptional regulator, translating into MTIDAVPRDMLSTYLEDALLTGKISPGSRLPSERLLAQRFGLSRPSVREVIKELQERGLVRVIPGRGTFVREPSSVDSIRPLEAYYRRRNATPREVTDARIMLETHAAVLAARNATEDDLTALRKMLSAFEMAGNVVEKARADIAFHILIARAARNSVLEVMFLSIAGLTFEYMLRSLADPTIVREGAPYHDDILAAIADRDTERARRAMEGHLSVAHYHYGEDLDKGLDTLARRELTRLMGPGVSLDGIIESVLTALDGPDDDLLRLEPNSRQR; encoded by the coding sequence GTGACGATTGACGCCGTTCCGCGTGACATGCTGTCCACCTATCTCGAGGACGCCCTGCTCACCGGGAAGATCAGCCCGGGAAGCCGGCTTCCCTCCGAGCGACTGCTTGCCCAGCGTTTCGGGCTCAGCCGCCCCTCCGTCCGCGAAGTCATCAAGGAACTACAGGAGCGTGGGCTGGTCCGGGTCATTCCCGGGCGCGGCACGTTCGTCCGCGAGCCGAGCAGCGTCGACAGCATCCGCCCGCTGGAGGCCTATTACCGCCGGCGCAACGCCACCCCGCGTGAGGTGACCGACGCGCGGATCATGCTGGAGACCCACGCCGCCGTGCTGGCCGCGCGAAACGCGACCGAGGACGATCTGACCGCGCTGCGCAAGATGCTGAGCGCCTTCGAGATGGCCGGGAATGTCGTCGAGAAGGCCCGCGCCGACATCGCCTTCCACATCCTCATCGCGCGGGCCGCCCGCAACTCCGTGCTGGAGGTGATGTTCCTGTCGATCGCTGGGCTCACCTTCGAATACATGCTGCGCAGCCTCGCCGACCCCACGATCGTCCGAGAGGGCGCTCCATACCACGACGACATCCTCGCGGCGATCGCCGACCGCGACACCGAACGGGCTCGCCGCGCCATGGAGGGGCACCTGTCAGTTGCTCACTACCACTACGGCGAAGACCTCGACAAGGGGCTCGACACGCTCGCCCGCCGCGAGCTCACCCGGCTGATGGGGCCGGGTGTGTCACTGGACGGCATCATCGAATCGGTGCTGACCGCGCTCGACGGCCCTGACGACGACCTGCTGCGGCTGGAGCCCAACTCCCGTCAGCGCTAG
- a CDS encoding carbohydrate ABC transporter permease — MNARFERLGAYAFLCLFALAVLLPLFSILSVALQPQGAPVTGLSWPDDPQWGNFARAWTTGSFGDLITSSVIVAVVVVPVATVLSIMTGYAFGTMRFRGSTPLFYVMLIGIVMPYEATVVPLYYDLRQFGLTDNYLGLMLPEIGLSVSFGTFWMRAFFLSTPRALIEAARMDGANSFTVLFRILLPVARPAVTTLMVLFFVWSWNEFLLSLVLLQDPAVRTAPAGLGLFVGQRTTDVAGLSAGALIVTVPVVLVYLFLQRHVIRGMLQGAVKG, encoded by the coding sequence GTGAACGCCCGTTTCGAACGGCTCGGCGCCTACGCCTTCCTGTGCCTGTTCGCCCTTGCCGTATTGCTCCCCCTGTTCAGCATCCTCTCGGTCGCCCTGCAGCCCCAGGGGGCGCCGGTCACCGGCCTGAGCTGGCCAGACGATCCGCAGTGGGGCAACTTCGCGCGGGCGTGGACCACCGGCTCCTTCGGCGACCTCATCACCTCGAGCGTGATCGTCGCGGTGGTGGTGGTCCCGGTCGCGACGGTGCTGTCGATCATGACCGGGTACGCCTTCGGCACCATGCGGTTCCGCGGCAGCACCCCGCTGTTCTACGTGATGCTGATCGGCATCGTCATGCCGTACGAGGCCACCGTCGTGCCGCTCTACTACGACCTGCGCCAGTTCGGTCTCACCGACAACTACCTGGGCCTGATGCTGCCCGAGATAGGGTTGTCGGTGTCGTTCGGCACGTTCTGGATGCGGGCCTTCTTCCTTTCCACGCCCCGCGCCCTGATCGAGGCGGCCCGCATGGACGGCGCCAACTCCTTCACGGTCCTGTTCCGTATCTTGCTGCCTGTCGCCCGGCCCGCCGTCACCACGCTCATGGTCCTGTTCTTCGTCTGGAGCTGGAACGAGTTCCTGCTGTCGCTGGTGCTGCTGCAGGATCCGGCCGTCCGTACCGCACCCGCCGGCCTCGGCCTGTTCGTCGGCCAGCGCACCACCGACGTCGCCGGCCTGTCGGCCGGGGCCCTCATCGTCACCGTCCCCGTCGTCCTCGTCTACCTTTTCCTGCAACGCCATGTGATCCGCGGCATGCTGCAGGGCGCCGTCAAGGGCTGA
- a CDS encoding carbohydrate ABC transporter permease: protein MRANSRVAYLYILPGFLVFALFVLVPLGHTAWLSLYDWDGITLGTWTGLDNYTEQLADPDVRTAFSHSMVFLFFFAALPVGLGLVLASVLSRFRLRGLGFFRTVIFLPQVVTAVVVGIAWRWMYADEGTINQLLSAVGLDGLARAWLGDFTWALPALGLVGTWVMSGLCMVLFLAGISKIDASLYEAARVDGAGPVREFFAVTLPGLKQEMAVGLTLTTIAALRSFDLVYVTTGGGPGNATNVPGFEIYKLAFRQGAVGEACAVAVMLTVLIFTVVLLITRLLREKL, encoded by the coding sequence ATGAGGGCCAACTCCAGAGTCGCCTACCTGTACATCCTGCCCGGTTTCCTGGTCTTCGCGCTGTTCGTTCTGGTGCCGCTGGGGCACACCGCCTGGCTGTCGCTGTACGACTGGGACGGCATCACCCTCGGCACCTGGACCGGGCTGGACAACTACACCGAGCAGCTGGCCGATCCCGACGTCCGCACCGCTTTCAGCCACTCGATGGTGTTTCTGTTCTTCTTCGCCGCGCTGCCCGTCGGCCTGGGACTGGTGCTGGCCTCGGTACTGTCGCGGTTCCGGCTGCGCGGGCTGGGCTTCTTCCGCACCGTGATCTTCCTGCCCCAGGTGGTGACCGCGGTGGTGGTCGGCATCGCGTGGCGGTGGATGTACGCCGACGAGGGGACCATCAACCAGCTGCTGTCCGCGGTCGGCCTGGACGGGCTGGCCCGCGCCTGGCTGGGCGACTTCACCTGGGCGCTGCCCGCGCTCGGGCTGGTCGGCACCTGGGTGATGTCCGGGCTGTGCATGGTGTTGTTCCTGGCCGGCATCAGCAAGATTGACGCCAGTCTGTACGAGGCGGCCCGCGTCGACGGAGCCGGACCGGTCAGGGAGTTCTTCGCGGTGACCTTGCCAGGACTCAAGCAGGAGATGGCCGTGGGGCTCACGCTCACCACGATCGCCGCGCTGCGCTCCTTCGACCTGGTCTACGTCACCACCGGTGGCGGCCCGGGCAACGCCACCAACGTCCCCGGCTTCGAGATCTACAAGCTGGCCTTCCGCCAGGGGGCCGTGGGCGAAGCGTGTGCGGTCGCCGTGATGCTCACCGTGCTCATCTTCACCGTGGTCCTGTTGATCACCCGGTTGCTGCGGGAGAAGCTGTGA